The following proteins are co-located in the Halostella salina genome:
- a CDS encoding MBL fold metallo-hydrolase: MVDSTWDDWFVSDEIEGADPGDGVIVWYLGCNGFVLRSASTTLYVDPYFGTGDPPNIVRMIPVPLDPADATDCDGVLVTHEHIDHMHPPSYGPLVEDCGADLYAPSASYESPDYDSDLEAPEDRRNVVAAGDDFEVGDFTVHVRGANDPDAIEPVSYVVEHEAGTFFHGGDSRPADAFASVAGEFDLDVGALAFGSVGQIYKPELGHGERTKWYMDENQVIEAANQLELDRLVPSHHDMWQGVGADPKVLHEHATSHEYPRVIEPPHVGCSFRLGEHGIQRIGALDGD, encoded by the coding sequence ATGGTAGACTCGACCTGGGACGACTGGTTCGTCAGCGACGAGATCGAGGGAGCCGACCCCGGTGACGGCGTGATCGTCTGGTATCTGGGCTGCAACGGCTTCGTGCTTCGGTCGGCGTCGACGACGCTGTACGTCGACCCGTACTTCGGGACCGGTGACCCGCCGAACATCGTCCGGATGATCCCGGTACCGCTGGACCCGGCTGACGCGACGGACTGCGACGGCGTGCTCGTCACCCACGAGCACATCGACCACATGCACCCGCCGTCGTACGGCCCGCTCGTCGAGGACTGCGGGGCCGACCTGTACGCACCGAGCGCGTCCTACGAGTCGCCGGACTACGACAGCGACCTGGAAGCGCCGGAGGACCGGCGCAACGTCGTCGCCGCGGGCGACGACTTCGAGGTCGGCGACTTCACGGTCCACGTCCGGGGCGCGAACGACCCGGACGCAATCGAGCCGGTGAGCTACGTCGTCGAGCACGAGGCGGGCACCTTCTTCCACGGGGGCGACAGCCGGCCGGCCGACGCGTTCGCATCCGTCGCCGGCGAGTTCGACCTCGACGTGGGCGCGCTCGCGTTCGGCTCGGTCGGGCAGATATACAAGCCGGAACTCGGCCACGGCGAGCGCACGAAGTGGTACATGGACGAGAACCAGGTGATCGAGGCGGCCAACCAGCTCGAACTCGACCGCCTCGTCCCCTCGCACCACGACATGTGGCAGGGCGTCGGCGCGGACCCGAAGGTGCTCCACGAGCACGCCACCTCCCACGAGTACCCGCGAGTCATCGAACCGCCCCACGTCGGCTGCTCGTTCCGCCTCGGCGAGCACGGGATCCAGCGGATCGGGGCGCTCGACGGGGACTGA
- a CDS encoding IclR family transcriptional regulator gives MGENAASPIKSVERTFEVLETLRRLDGAGVTAVASELDVPKSSAYNHLETLEQEEYVVREGSEYYVGLRFLGLGRYARQRDDLYETARPELESLADETGELVNLLVEEHGQGVYLCRVRGDQAVNVAASTGHRVYLHSTALGKAILAHSPDSHVDEVLAEQGLPAATERTTTDPAELKRQLAEVRERGVAFDREERIAGLCCAAVPVLDDDDRPIAAISVSGPKSRMTGERLESTVPELLESVANVVELNLAYS, from the coding sequence ATGGGAGAGAACGCGGCGTCACCGATCAAGTCGGTCGAACGGACGTTCGAGGTGCTGGAGACGCTCCGTCGACTCGACGGCGCGGGCGTCACCGCCGTCGCCTCGGAACTCGACGTGCCGAAAAGCAGCGCCTACAACCACCTCGAAACGCTCGAACAGGAGGAGTACGTCGTCAGGGAGGGATCCGAGTACTACGTCGGGCTACGGTTCCTCGGTCTGGGTCGATACGCGCGCCAGCGCGACGACCTGTACGAGACCGCACGGCCGGAACTGGAGTCGCTGGCCGACGAGACGGGCGAACTCGTCAACCTCCTCGTCGAGGAACACGGCCAGGGCGTCTACCTCTGCCGCGTCCGGGGCGACCAGGCGGTGAACGTCGCGGCGAGTACTGGGCATCGGGTCTACCTGCACAGCACAGCGCTCGGCAAGGCGATACTCGCACACAGCCCGGACTCCCACGTCGACGAGGTCCTGGCCGAGCAGGGGCTGCCCGCCGCCACGGAGCGGACGACGACCGACCCGGCGGAACTGAAGCGCCAGCTGGCCGAAGTCCGCGAGCGCGGCGTCGCGTTCGATCGGGAGGAGCGGATCGCCGGACTCTGCTGTGCCGCGGTGCCGGTGCTTGACGACGATGACCGACCGATCGCCGCGATCAGCGTCTCCGGTCCGAAGAGCCGGATGACGGGCGAGCGGCTGGAGTCGACGGTCCCGGAACTGCTGGAGAGCGTCGCGAACGTCGTCGAACTCAACCTCGCCTACTCCTGA
- the xacF gene encoding 2,5-dioxovalerate dehydrogenase, whose translation MATEYENYVNGEWTDANTGETFDTYDPANPDEVVATYPQSDADDAEAAIEAAVAASDEWGSTPGPERGRVLSRTGALLAERKDELTELLVREEGKTRAEAGGEVQRAIDIFDYYGAKASDLGGTVKGSSSRNTNLYTKNEPVGVAGLITPWNYPIAIPAWKIAPALAAGNAAVIKPASLAPGVVHEMAKALEEAGLPDGVLNVVTGPGSEVGGTIASHSDVDAISFTGSTKVGNGVYDTATEDGKRVQLEMGGKNPTIVSDTADVEEAADIVASGAFGVTGQACTACSRAIVYEDVYDEFVEAVVERAEAIEPGHGLDEPDMGPHVSESELEGTLDYVEVGQNEGATLETGGEAIDGEGYFVEPAVFSDVEPDYRIAQEEIFGPVLSVIPVSGYEEAVEVANGVDYGLSASIVTDDHTEANRYVDEAEAGVVKVNEKTTGLELHVPFGGMKASSSETYREQGDAGLDFYTISKTVYDNY comes from the coding sequence ATGGCGACGGAGTACGAAAACTACGTAAACGGCGAGTGGACCGACGCGAACACCGGAGAGACGTTCGACACCTACGACCCGGCGAACCCGGACGAGGTCGTCGCAACGTACCCGCAGTCCGACGCGGACGACGCCGAGGCGGCCATCGAGGCGGCAGTCGCCGCGAGCGACGAGTGGGGGTCGACGCCCGGTCCCGAGCGCGGCCGCGTCCTCTCGCGGACCGGCGCGCTGCTGGCCGAGCGCAAGGACGAACTGACCGAACTCCTCGTCCGCGAGGAGGGGAAGACGCGCGCCGAGGCCGGCGGCGAGGTCCAGCGCGCCATCGACATCTTCGACTACTACGGCGCGAAGGCAAGCGACCTGGGCGGCACGGTCAAGGGGTCCAGTTCGCGGAACACGAACCTGTACACCAAAAACGAGCCGGTCGGCGTCGCGGGCCTGATCACGCCGTGGAACTACCCCATCGCCATCCCGGCGTGGAAGATCGCGCCCGCGCTTGCGGCCGGCAACGCGGCGGTCATCAAGCCCGCGTCGCTCGCGCCCGGCGTCGTCCACGAGATGGCGAAGGCGCTCGAGGAGGCCGGTCTCCCGGACGGCGTGCTCAACGTCGTCACCGGCCCCGGCAGCGAAGTCGGCGGGACCATCGCCAGCCACTCCGACGTGGACGCCATCTCCTTCACGGGTAGCACGAAGGTCGGCAACGGCGTGTACGACACCGCCACCGAGGACGGCAAGCGCGTCCAGCTGGAGATGGGCGGGAAGAACCCGACCATCGTCTCCGACACGGCCGACGTCGAGGAGGCCGCAGACATCGTCGCCTCGGGCGCGTTCGGCGTCACCGGGCAGGCCTGCACCGCCTGCTCCCGCGCCATCGTCTACGAGGACGTGTACGACGAGTTCGTCGAGGCCGTCGTCGAGCGCGCCGAGGCGATCGAGCCGGGCCACGGGCTGGACGAGCCCGACATGGGGCCTCACGTGAGCGAGTCCGAACTGGAGGGCACGCTCGACTACGTCGAGGTCGGACAGAACGAGGGCGCGACCCTCGAAACCGGCGGCGAGGCGATAGACGGCGAGGGTTACTTCGTGGAGCCGGCCGTCTTCTCCGACGTGGAGCCGGACTATCGGATCGCACAGGAGGAGATCTTCGGCCCGGTGCTGTCGGTCATCCCCGTCAGCGGCTACGAGGAGGCCGTCGAGGTGGCGAACGGCGTCGACTACGGGCTCTCGGCCAGCATCGTGACCGACGACCACACCGAGGCCAACCGCTACGTCGACGAGGCCGAGGCGGGCGTCGTGAAGGTCAACGAGAAGACGACCGGGCTTGAGCTGCACGTCCCGTTCGGCGGGATGAAGGCGTCCTCCAGCGAGACCTACCGCGAGCAGGGCGACGCTGGCCTCGACTTCTACACCATCTCCAAGACGGTGTACGACAACTACTGA
- a CDS encoding mandelate racemase family protein encodes MAPTITKIESREFEYPLEDVGTDEHGFNLVYEPGETTYRKLFGVKIHTDEGITGEYVGGNSPAAAQYNIIAKYLIGKDPLKREKHWSEIKRALRKYDRMGIGPIDIALWDFAGKYYDAPIHELLGTYRERIPAYASTYHGDDAGGLDSPEAFADFAETCRDEGFGGFKIHGWGGGDESRDLTREVEAVHAVGERVGDEMDLMHDPACELETFADALELGRACDEQDFFWYEDPFRDGGISQHAHRKLARKLDTPILQTEHIRGLEIKSDFASNEATDFLRADPEYDAGVTGAMKVAHMAEAYGLDVEFHAPGPAQRHCIAACRNSNYYEMALVHPHCQNTQPPVYEGGYSDMMDAVDDDGTVAVPDGPGLGVEYDWDYIADNTTGDVHVYE; translated from the coding sequence ATGGCACCGACGATAACCAAGATAGAGAGCCGCGAGTTCGAGTACCCCCTGGAGGACGTGGGGACGGACGAGCACGGCTTCAACCTGGTGTACGAGCCGGGAGAGACGACCTACCGGAAGCTGTTCGGCGTGAAGATCCACACCGACGAGGGGATCACCGGGGAGTACGTGGGCGGGAACTCCCCGGCCGCGGCCCAGTACAACATCATCGCGAAGTACCTGATCGGCAAGGACCCGCTCAAGCGCGAGAAGCACTGGTCGGAGATCAAGCGCGCGCTCCGCAAGTACGACCGGATGGGGATCGGCCCGATCGACATCGCGCTGTGGGACTTCGCGGGCAAGTACTACGACGCGCCGATCCACGAACTGCTCGGCACGTACCGCGAGCGCATCCCCGCCTACGCGTCGACGTACCACGGCGACGACGCCGGCGGGCTTGACTCGCCCGAGGCCTTCGCTGACTTCGCCGAGACGTGCCGCGACGAGGGGTTCGGCGGCTTCAAGATCCACGGCTGGGGCGGCGGCGACGAGTCGCGCGACCTCACCCGGGAGGTCGAGGCGGTCCACGCCGTCGGCGAGCGCGTCGGCGACGAGATGGACCTGATGCACGACCCCGCCTGCGAGCTGGAGACGTTCGCGGACGCGCTGGAGCTCGGTCGCGCCTGCGACGAACAGGACTTCTTCTGGTACGAGGACCCGTTCCGCGACGGCGGCATCTCCCAGCACGCCCACCGGAAGCTCGCCCGGAAGCTCGACACGCCGATCCTCCAGACCGAGCACATCCGCGGCCTGGAGATCAAGTCCGACTTCGCGAGCAACGAGGCGACCGACTTCCTCCGGGCCGACCCCGAGTACGACGCGGGGGTCACCGGCGCGATGAAGGTCGCACACATGGCCGAGGCGTACGGCCTCGACGTGGAGTTCCACGCGCCCGGCCCGGCACAGCGCCACTGCATCGCCGCGTGCCGCAACTCCAACTACTACGAGATGGCGCTGGTCCACCCGCACTGCCAGAACACCCAGCCGCCCGTGTACGAGGGCGGCTACTCCGACATGATGGACGCCGTCGACGACGACGGGACCGTCGCCGTGCCGGATGGCCCCGGCCTCGGCGTCGAGTACGACTGGGACTACATCGCGGACAACACGACCGGCGACGTGCACGTCTACGAGTGA
- the gfo6 gene encoding D-xylose 1-dehydrogenase Gfo6: MELEALADDFDRRDWQEITETDDPVRFAMIGVGWWTREQAMPAVANGDLCETTVLVSGDREKAEEIAASSPTVEHAITYDEFHEGKASDAYDAVYVVTPNALHLPFVETAAKLDKAILCEKPMEATIERAERMVEVCDEHDATLMIAYRMHTEPAVRRAKDLIDEGVIGDPVFVNGNMTEPILDLVPDPDQWRLDGELSGGCAVMDIGLYPLNTSRFLLGADPVSVRGTVASVNEEFDDVPDEHGAFQLDFPGHVYAVCTASQNAYMASHISVIGTEGRVRVEPAFYPWDDRALTVSRGGTTFDVGFEQADQMEEEFEYFSHCLLAGDDPYPDGEHGLVDIEAIKAVYEASETGETVDLR, from the coding sequence ATGGAGCTAGAGGCGCTCGCCGACGACTTCGACCGACGGGACTGGCAGGAGATCACCGAGACCGACGACCCGGTCCGGTTCGCAATGATCGGCGTCGGGTGGTGGACCCGCGAGCAGGCGATGCCGGCCGTCGCGAACGGCGACCTCTGCGAGACGACCGTGCTCGTCAGCGGGGACCGCGAGAAGGCGGAGGAAATCGCGGCGTCGTCCCCGACCGTCGAGCACGCGATCACCTACGACGAGTTCCACGAGGGGAAAGCGAGCGACGCGTACGACGCCGTCTACGTCGTCACGCCGAACGCGCTCCACCTCCCGTTCGTCGAGACGGCCGCGAAGCTCGACAAGGCGATCCTCTGCGAGAAGCCGATGGAGGCGACCATCGAGCGCGCCGAGCGGATGGTCGAGGTCTGCGACGAGCACGACGCGACGCTGATGATCGCCTACCGGATGCACACGGAACCGGCGGTCCGACGCGCGAAGGACCTCATCGACGAGGGCGTGATCGGGGACCCGGTGTTCGTCAACGGCAACATGACCGAGCCGATCCTCGACCTCGTACCCGACCCGGACCAGTGGCGACTCGACGGCGAGCTGTCGGGCGGCTGTGCGGTGATGGACATCGGCCTGTATCCGCTGAACACCAGCCGGTTCCTGCTGGGTGCGGACCCGGTCAGCGTGCGCGGGACGGTCGCGTCCGTCAACGAGGAGTTCGACGACGTGCCGGACGAACACGGCGCGTTCCAGCTCGACTTCCCGGGGCACGTGTACGCGGTCTGTACTGCCAGCCAGAACGCCTACATGGCGAGCCACATCTCCGTCATCGGGACCGAGGGGCGCGTCCGGGTCGAACCCGCGTTCTACCCGTGGGACGACCGCGCGCTCACCGTCTCCCGGGGCGGGACGACGTTCGATGTCGGCTTCGAGCAGGCCGACCAGATGGAGGAGGAGTTCGAGTACTTCTCGCACTGCCTGCTGGCCGGCGACGACCCGTACCCCGACGGCGAGCACGGCCTCGTCGACATCGAGGCGATCAAGGCGGTCTACGAGGCCTCCGAAACCGGCGAAACGGTCGACCTGCGCTGA
- a CDS encoding aminotransferase family protein: MAERDSPADTGPNEVERTDREHVFGTWSYQKEVDPTEVVSTEGVRFTTADGDEYIDLSSQLMCSNLGHEAEGVADAVAEQVRETPYVAPGYTTEARAKLGEALAEVTPGDLSKTFFSTSGTEAVEAAIKIARFYTGKRKIVSRYRSYHGATYGSISVTGDPRRLPAEPGIPGTIKAPDPYAYGSSMDPMESVDYIDEMLELEGDTVAAVLVEPIVGSNGILVPPDEYLPRLKEVAHDHGALLVCDEVMSGFGRTGEWFGTDVFGVEPDIMTMAKGLTGAYQPLGATVVTDEIADHFEENMFCHGHTYSGHPVAVAAGLAAVETYREENLIERAAEVGEYLGERIEELGERHPSVGDTRGVGLFRGIELTKHPEKRVPFGEREDKIGEGNTVVDEVAARAADHGTYVANMINTLIVAPPLTITEAEIDEAMAALDAGLEVSDAAMETPE; this comes from the coding sequence ATGGCAGAACGTGACTCACCGGCAGATACCGGGCCGAACGAGGTCGAACGGACGGACAGGGAGCACGTGTTCGGGACGTGGTCCTACCAGAAGGAGGTCGACCCCACCGAGGTCGTGTCGACGGAGGGCGTGCGGTTCACGACGGCGGACGGGGACGAGTACATCGACCTCTCAAGCCAGCTGATGTGCTCGAACCTGGGCCACGAGGCCGAAGGGGTCGCCGACGCCGTCGCGGAGCAGGTCAGGGAGACGCCGTACGTCGCCCCGGGGTACACGACGGAGGCGCGGGCGAAACTGGGCGAAGCCCTCGCCGAGGTCACGCCCGGCGACCTCTCGAAGACGTTCTTCTCGACCAGCGGCACGGAGGCGGTCGAGGCGGCGATCAAGATCGCGCGGTTCTACACGGGAAAGCGAAAGATCGTCTCCCGCTATCGCTCCTACCACGGGGCGACCTACGGCTCGATCAGCGTCACGGGCGACCCGCGCCGCCTCCCGGCCGAGCCGGGCATTCCCGGCACGATCAAGGCTCCGGACCCGTACGCGTACGGGTCGAGCATGGACCCGATGGAGAGCGTCGACTACATCGACGAGATGCTCGAACTGGAGGGCGACACCGTCGCGGCGGTGCTCGTCGAACCCATCGTCGGGTCCAACGGCATCCTCGTCCCGCCCGACGAGTACCTGCCGCGCCTGAAGGAGGTGGCACACGACCACGGCGCGTTGCTGGTCTGTGACGAGGTGATGTCCGGGTTCGGCCGCACGGGCGAGTGGTTCGGCACCGACGTGTTCGGCGTCGAACCGGACATCATGACGATGGCGAAGGGGCTGACCGGCGCGTACCAGCCCCTCGGCGCGACGGTCGTCACCGACGAGATCGCCGACCACTTCGAGGAGAACATGTTCTGTCACGGGCACACGTACTCGGGCCATCCCGTCGCGGTCGCGGCGGGGCTGGCCGCCGTCGAGACCTACCGCGAGGAGAACCTCATTGAGCGGGCCGCCGAGGTGGGCGAGTACCTCGGCGAGCGCATCGAGGAACTGGGGGAGCGCCATCCGAGCGTCGGCGACACCCGCGGCGTCGGGCTGTTCCGCGGGATCGAACTGACGAAACACCCGGAGAAACGGGTCCCGTTCGGCGAGCGCGAGGACAAGATCGGTGAGGGGAACACCGTGGTCGACGAGGTGGCCGCGCGGGCGGCCGACCACGGCACCTACGTGGCGAACATGATCAACACGCTGATCGTCGCCCCGCCGCTGACGATCACGGAGGCGGAGATAGACGAGGCGATGGCGGCGCTGGACGCCGGGCTGGAAGTGTCCGACGCGGCAATGGAGACGCCGGAGTGA
- a CDS encoding CoA-acylating methylmalonate-semialdehyde dehydrogenase, giving the protein MTIDTSPPWDDVRNYVDGEWRTPSGTDGRAVTDPATGEALTRVGFSSATDVDEAVRAGQAAFETWGSTPVEERIQPLFELKRLLEDHQDELAEVLVREHGKTFDEAKGELRRGIENVEVACGVPTTMQAGHLPNAAPDIDETAVRKPLGVFTAITPFNFPGMIPLWFLPYAVATGNAFVLKPSEQDPVVAERIFELVDRAGFPDGVVQLVNGGVETVNHLLDHDGVHGASFVGSTPVAREIYERAAANGKRVQAQGGAKNHIIVTETADLEFAARKTVSSACACAGERCLANDVVVVERAVYDEFVDLVLDEARDRTVGYGLDDGTDIGALITPEHETRVRDMIAAGVDEGAELLLDGRDVTVEGYPDGNFLGPTVFGDVDPSMSIAREEIFGPVLGLLSVADIDEAVDVLNRSDFGNAASLFTGSGADARTVRHEADVGNLGVNAGTAAPMAFFHFGGWKDSFFGDLHAQGEDMIHFYTDTMTYIERWPDA; this is encoded by the coding sequence ATGACTATCGACACGTCCCCGCCGTGGGACGACGTACGGAACTACGTGGACGGCGAGTGGCGGACGCCGTCGGGGACCGACGGGCGGGCCGTCACGGACCCGGCGACCGGCGAGGCGCTCACCCGTGTCGGCTTTAGCTCCGCAACCGACGTGGACGAGGCCGTCCGCGCGGGCCAGGCGGCGTTCGAGACGTGGGGGTCGACGCCCGTCGAGGAGCGCATCCAGCCGCTGTTCGAACTCAAGCGCCTGCTGGAGGACCATCAGGACGAACTCGCGGAGGTGCTCGTCCGGGAGCACGGGAAGACGTTCGACGAGGCGAAGGGGGAGCTCCGGCGCGGCATCGAGAACGTGGAGGTGGCCTGCGGCGTCCCGACGACGATGCAGGCGGGGCACCTGCCGAACGCCGCACCCGACATCGACGAGACGGCGGTCCGGAAGCCCCTCGGCGTGTTCACCGCGATCACGCCGTTCAACTTCCCGGGCATGATCCCGCTGTGGTTCCTGCCGTACGCCGTCGCCACTGGCAACGCGTTCGTGCTGAAGCCGAGCGAGCAGGACCCCGTCGTTGCCGAGCGGATCTTCGAACTGGTCGACCGCGCCGGCTTCCCGGACGGCGTCGTCCAGCTGGTCAACGGCGGCGTCGAGACGGTCAACCACCTCCTCGACCACGACGGCGTCCACGGGGCGTCGTTCGTCGGCTCCACGCCGGTCGCGCGGGAGATATACGAGCGCGCGGCGGCGAACGGCAAGCGCGTCCAGGCGCAGGGCGGGGCGAAGAACCACATCATCGTCACGGAAACGGCGGACCTGGAGTTCGCGGCGCGCAAGACCGTCTCGTCGGCGTGTGCCTGCGCGGGCGAGCGCTGCCTGGCGAACGACGTGGTCGTCGTCGAGAGGGCCGTCTACGACGAGTTCGTGGACCTGGTCCTCGACGAGGCGCGGGACCGAACCGTGGGCTACGGACTCGACGACGGCACCGACATCGGCGCGCTGATCACGCCGGAACACGAGACGCGGGTCCGCGACATGATCGCCGCCGGCGTCGACGAGGGTGCGGAACTGCTGCTCGACGGCCGCGACGTGACCGTCGAGGGCTACCCCGACGGGAACTTCCTCGGCCCCACCGTCTTCGGCGACGTGGACCCGTCGATGTCCATCGCCCGGGAGGAGATATTCGGGCCGGTGCTCGGTCTGCTGTCGGTCGCGGACATAGACGAGGCGGTCGACGTGCTGAACCGCAGCGACTTCGGCAACGCGGCCAGCCTCTTCACCGGCAGCGGCGCTGACGCCCGGACCGTCCGCCACGAGGCGGACGTGGGGAACCTCGGCGTGAACGCCGGGACGGCAGCACCCATGGCCTTCTTCCACTTCGGCGGCTGGAAGGACTCCTTTTTCGGGGACCTGCACGCGCAGGGGGAGGACATGATCCACTTCTACACGGACACGATGACCTACATCGAGCGCTGGCCGGACGCCTGA
- a CDS encoding fumarylacetoacetate hydrolase family protein encodes MRYYRLDSGSDDRLVAADGDAAYDLTAVKPRLDGFADLAAAANVAGTGVDALAEDLVADAPVVDRQSAETALPVVPEEVWAAGVTYEISEEAREAESGMPEMYLDVYGAERPEIFFKATPSRTVGPGDAIGVRGDSEWDVPEPELGIVLYDGETVGYTVGNDVSSRSIEGENPLYLPQAKVYDRCCSLGPCVASVDSVGDPHDLTMSMSIERDGETLYDEATSTGEMARSCEELVDYWTAHNAVPETGVLLTGTSLVPGDGFTLQSGDDVAISIEGIGDLTNSVVEV; translated from the coding sequence ATGCGATACTATCGGCTCGACAGCGGTTCCGACGACAGACTCGTCGCCGCCGACGGCGACGCCGCTTACGATCTCACGGCAGTGAAGCCCCGACTCGACGGGTTCGCCGACCTCGCCGCGGCCGCAAACGTCGCGGGGACCGGCGTCGACGCGCTCGCCGAGGACCTGGTAGCCGACGCCCCGGTCGTCGACCGCCAGTCCGCCGAGACGGCGCTTCCGGTCGTTCCGGAGGAGGTGTGGGCGGCCGGCGTCACCTACGAGATCAGCGAGGAGGCCCGCGAGGCCGAGAGCGGCATGCCCGAGATGTATCTGGACGTGTACGGCGCGGAGCGGCCGGAGATATTCTTCAAGGCGACGCCGAGCCGGACCGTCGGGCCGGGCGACGCCATCGGGGTGCGCGGCGACTCCGAGTGGGACGTGCCGGAGCCGGAACTCGGGATCGTCCTCTACGACGGCGAGACCGTCGGCTACACCGTCGGCAACGACGTGAGCAGCCGGTCGATCGAGGGCGAGAACCCGCTCTACCTACCGCAGGCCAAGGTGTACGACCGGTGTTGCTCGCTCGGTCCCTGCGTCGCCTCGGTCGACTCCGTCGGCGACCCGCACGACCTGACGATGTCGATGTCCATCGAGCGCGACGGCGAGACGCTGTACGACGAAGCCACCTCGACCGGCGAGATGGCCCGGTCCTGCGAGGAACTGGTCGACTACTGGACCGCCCACAACGCGGTCCCCGAAACCGGCGTGTTGCTCACCGGCACGTCGCTCGTCCCCGGGGACGGGTTCACCCTGCAGTCCGGCGACGACGTCGCTATCTCCATCGAGGGCATCGGCGATCTGACCAACTCGGTCGTCGAGGTCTGA